In Alphaproteobacteria bacterium, the genomic window CGAGCAACGCCATGCGGGGCCGAGGTCACGTGAAACGCAACCGGCGAAGAAAGGTGCGGAAGCCTCGGACGCCGAAGGCACCGCAAACGGCTTTGATCTTCCGCGCGCGCGCCGGGACTGCTAAAGAGCAAGCATCAGGCAGGGAGATCGAAATGATTTACGAAGAACGCACTTATACCCTCAAGCCCGGTGCGGTCGGCCCTTATTTCAAGACCTATGAGGCCGAAGGGCTCGAGATCCAAAAGCGGATACTCGGCAATCTCGTTGGATACTTCCAGACGGAGTTTGGGACGCTTAATCAGGTCGTCCATATCTGGGCCTACGAATCCCTCGACGATCGCGCGCAGCGCAGGGCAAAGCTCTGGCAGGACCCGACCTGGCTGGCTTATGCCCCGAAAAACGTACCCCTTATCGAGCGCATGGAAAGTCGCCTGCTCATCCCCGCATCCTTCTCGCCTCTCAAGTGACGACCGCATTGAGCGGTTCGACGAGCGCTTTGCGGCCGCGATGAACCGGTGTGCACCACTTGTCCTGCTTGGAGCGCTCGCCTTTTCGGCCACGGCACCGTCGATTACGGCCTGGGCTCAGGAATTGCAGGTCACCACCGGCACGGCCACGGTCATCGACGCAAACCATCTCGACGTCGCGGGCAAGCGCTTCAAGCTCTATGGCATCGACGCCCCGGATACCGACGAGACCTGCCAAACGGCCAAAGGGGTTGAATATCCCTGCGGCATCGAAGCGCGCGACGCACTCATGAAACTCGTGGCACCGGGAGAGGTGAGCTGCCTGCCGCGCGGGCCGAACGCGCTCAACGAAACGATGGCGATTTGCACGATCGGCCAGACCGACATCGCCCGTGCCTTGACCGAAGCGGGATGGGCGCTCGCCGACCGCGCGCGCACGCTTTACTACGAGGATCCAGAGTTGACCGCGCGAACGGCCAAGCGCGGTATATGGCAAGGCAAGTTCGTCTCACCCGATGCATGGCGCATCGGCGAGCGCGTTCCGCCGAGCGGCCACGGGGCCGCAATTCCGGAAGTGCCCCAATAATCCGCTGCACGGTGCCGGCAAGGTGCTGAGGTGGGGGAGAAACCGCCGAAAAATCAGAAGGGTAATTCTAATCTGATACGCGCATGCTGCCCGCTGTCGGAGCCGCCGCCGCCGTCGACACCACCTCCGGCGGTACTACATCCTGCGACACATGCGGCGCCGCCGAGGTGAACCGTGAGAAGAAGGGCGGCGAACGCCTTACGGCGCGCGGGCGAGCCTTGAGCGAATAAACCGAGCGATCGCGGCGTCATGCGGCAACGCCGGGCGAGGCCCGGATTTGGGACACGCAAAGAGACTTCGACCACCGGCGACCAAAACCGCCCTCTACCACTCTTAGAGTTCATCTTCATCATTCAGCCGGCTGGTGTGGCGAATATCGGATTCGCCGCACGAATGTCGTATCTACGCACCGAAGCGTTTTCCAAGCAACCGCTGAGGGACGCCGACGGCACGCTCAAGCCCGGTTTCTGCGCTTGGGATTGCCCTTGCCATCCTCGCAGCAAAACCCGCCGAGGGCGCGGCGCCCCGGGTGGGTACTGTAACACGCTATGGTGATTGTTATTGAGGCTTGTTTTAACCGGGCCGCACCCTCGGTTCAGCCGGCGAGCACTCGGACGATCGAAGAGCCGTAGAAAATGATGCAGCTCGCGGCCAGAACAACGGCGCCGATCTGCTCAGCTCGGGTCCATCTCTTCCAATCTGACTTCTTACGACGCATCGGCCGCCTCAAAAAGGTCTCGTTCGATCGATCCAATCTCGCGCCCATGCGCCGCTCAGCGCGGGCCAGGGCTATGCGATGAATCTAAGCAACGACGCGCTTGCCAGGTATGATATGGATCACACGTCAAGAGACTATGAAGAAACGACCGCGTTCAGGGCCATCTCAGCGCAAAAATGGGCCGGCACAGGACGGTTTCCCGCCTCCGCTGTCACCGACCCCCATAAAGGTATTTCTCGTTAAAGCAGATTGCGTAACCGTTGTCCCATGCTTG contains:
- a CDS encoding NIPSNAP family protein gives rise to the protein MIYEERTYTLKPGAVGPYFKTYEAEGLEIQKRILGNLVGYFQTEFGTLNQVVHIWAYESLDDRAQRRAKLWQDPTWLAYAPKNVPLIERMESRLLIPASFSPLK
- a CDS encoding thermonuclease family protein, with amino-acid sequence MNRCAPLVLLGALAFSATAPSITAWAQELQVTTGTATVIDANHLDVAGKRFKLYGIDAPDTDETCQTAKGVEYPCGIEARDALMKLVAPGEVSCLPRGPNALNETMAICTIGQTDIARALTEAGWALADRARTLYYEDPELTARTAKRGIWQGKFVSPDAWRIGERVPPSGHGAAIPEVPQ